The Maniola jurtina chromosome 9, ilManJurt1.1, whole genome shotgun sequence genomic sequence ctcggtgcgcgagtctgactcgtacttggccggttttttagcactaagacttcacggcaaacggaacaaaaatataGATAACTTTCGATAAGAAAGGCAAAATTGTTCACATTCTCCTATACTAGAGGATAAGAACCGGACCAGAGAAAAGACAACTTAAAAGCTATGAATGCTCTAACTGCCCCTAGCAGAATTCAAACCGAGGACCTCAAAATTTTAAGATCACACCGCTCATTCGTCAAAAAATTACCCCTAGCTTAAAATTACTCGTACTTACTTCAACAGTTACGGCAAATCATACGGACGTGCAGCTGACGACTgcatggcagacttcacagcgAACCAAAGAGAGTTACAACGCAAAGCGGATTTCAATCGGAGCTTCGTGAGATCTCGGAGCGCGCCGAAGATGGAGACTGTGCACTCCAGGGACGAGATCCGACGAGATTTGAGCAGATTTAGGGAGATCAACAAATACAAAGGTGAGAGCATTATGGTAATGTTTGGAAGCACTGTTGGAAGCCGGGGAAGTTAAGTGATTTTCAAAGCTTATTGCGATATCATTATAGTGCGTACAGTCTGGCGTGCTCGAATTGATCGTTATCGTCAATTTTCACATCAGCTTACAATACataaatcatactaatattataaatgcgaaagtgtgtctgtctgtccgtctgctagctttttaccttttcactttaaccgattttgatgaaatttggtacagtgttagtaacatcccagggaaggacataggctacttttatcccggaaaatcagagttcccacgggatttcaaaaaacctaaatccacgcgaacgaagtcgcggacatcagctagtacctatatAGCTATAAAATTAGGCAATTCCAgggctatatttatttttaacatccACCCAAATCCGTATTAGCCCATTTGGACGTAAATAAATCGTAACCATTCGTATTCGTAACTAAGATATTCAATACCCACAATCCGAGGCGTTTGTATAATTCGCCCATGTCGAAAAACTATCTTCCTTGCACGAGATCGATCGTTGCCACATCGAAGCAGATTACCGAGATTAGGTACCcactagtataatattatgcccTGATATTCAACTTCTTATAACTGAGTTGTTTTCGTGTTATGtgattttgaggtacgaaaccctaaaaacacacTGCATAGACATTAAAGATAGACAAGATAAGAGAAGACATTCAATAGAAATTAAAGAGGAActaatgcctaccctggcttAGTACCCTATGTACGCCACTGCATACTTTATGCCAAAAGATTCTACTATGCTGCatgatatctacctacctaaaaacaCTTGAGATCCTTGACTAAAGAGCTAAAGATTATTCACATTctaaaatctatatctatactaataaataaaattgaagtgtctgtctgtaatttcgaaataactagctcatattaagctcatatggttatttgaacgataccataactgaatcacacgtttttaaaatttttgtctgtctgtctgtctgtctgtttgaaaaggctaatctttggaacggctgaaccgattttgacgggattttcacagacaagtagagaattgaccagggagtaacataggctacttttttaaccgactttcaaaaagggagttgtgtttttctacataagtacaccaaaatctccgagatttctgaaccgatttgcgtcatttcttctttaatcgatagaggaactttgcgacattgtttcatgaaaaatttggattccaactcctcaatcctgatgctgcaggggatctgaccaatccacgcgggcgaagctgcgggcatcagctagtctataatgTAAAGTAACAAGTCTCATACTTAGGCACAACGGCTTATTAATgcctactttgatattttttatccctTTCAGAGAACACGATATCACCAGAATTCCCACCCATAGCGGGATACACAGGCCACATCCCACGAATAAAGGGGTCAGAAGCCTCCCTCAGCCAGCGCTACCATTGCGCCGCCAAACGAGGCCTCGAGCTCATCAAGATGGAAAGAGAAAAAAGGAAGGAGCTCCAAAACGCGAACGTCAACATCAAAGCCATCCTCAAGGATCACGACAGGAAGTACTCCTACTGGAACTGGGGATAGCACACGGGGAGAAGAATGTTCTTCACCAAATGTCGATGAGCATTCTTCCTTAGGTCTTAAGGAACAGTATTAAGAGAAAtgaatacagtggacccccggtaatccggcacCCCCCGTAATCCGacaatctattatttattattgaatttactaaatttgacatacataatgaagtatgatttgtacttcagagtatgtatacctaatatatagaatcttatcattggatctgtaatttgtctGATTACAAGTACCttctcttttgtaaaaaatccgGTCCACAGGGGGGCATAGATAGTACTCTATAACCCCCGACGAATTCGATACAtcgacactgccctgcaaaacgtttgtcggattaccgggagTCCAATGTGTTAGGTAGATGCATTCTTGTGATTTATTTGTACCTGCAGTTTTCGTCTCAAAAGATACCTATGCCTTGTGCATTTTAGGAATCTAAATAatatcttgcgccgcctgaattcagcggctccctgtgactcatCCTCTGTCCACTCACCGGGgtgggtcttccaacgctgcgcttgcCGGTGCAAGGTCATCATTCCAGCGCCTTGGGATCCAAAGGTCTATAGGTTTTTCGAACTTTACTTAGAGCTAAAAAGAGACAGATGTATGTAGATATCACATcgatctatctcgttttaactctaaacTCTCTTCTTCTCCGATCTTCTTATACAGcgtgctttgactttgctcagacttaggaCACTGTAAAAACAAGACAGCGTTacatcgctgacataaatctgtctcgttttgactgaaacttaagtctgaacaaagttaaagtacactctatagatctcagcctaaaagCTCAGCCTGTTGAGTGCACACTGCACAAACCATATTCatataatgcgtacaaaatgagatctcattcgCCATTTTGCgtttgtgtcaactgtcatatcaaaagtacgaaATCGTACTTATTATAAACGTGAACCGTATTTTGGACATGACATGAcatgagttctcattttgtacctACGGACTATACCTACATTGTCCGGATACCGGATTTTTAAGTCGAAAGTAAGCCCAATAAATGGAAGGGTTCCTAGTAACATTAAATCGAAACCGTCCAAGAAAAAGTATTATATTAAGTAGATATGAAGTCCACATATGCAACACTGTATATTACGTCGATTTAAAcaatattgtggctaattctgttgtacataaactcttaattaaattaaaatgacaggtctaaatgtacAGCTATCCCTTTCGTTATGTTCCCTGtaaaaaaggatagcactagatttagtttagagattacaAGAACAAGCCAccattgtttaaatttttaaacagcATTTTGTCCATTTTAACAGTTGTTTTCAAACTAAGACAATGTGGTTAACTTTGTTGTACACCATTTCTAAACTtttattgctatctctttcatcTCGATCcttgcagaaaaggatagcactagagtTAAACCTCTCAATTTAGTATTAATTAACTAAGCaaaagaattagccacattgatTATAAAGTGCATTAATTATGAAGCATTCAAAGAGTATTTTCCGATACTTCAAATTTGTTAATGCATAAAccattttgatataatattatagtcataATATTTAcagtatgtaaataaatttactATGCACTGATTTCttcttatttacttttaaagaaTATACAGTAAGTTTTATTTTGGCgtaagtatagttcgcgacaggtcgacatggcaatcggggtgacGTCGCCCGCCCTAACCCAATGCGAGTGACGTGAGGGTGTGCGGGccgtctccccgcctcataccccgattgccatctcaacctgtcgcgaactatacttatAGTATAATGTCCGCAAAAGTAGTCCattctgaagttgcaacatggcggaTTGCGCAGATCATAAACTAAGAATTAAATACACAAGTTCGattgagatctgtttttgtggAATGCGCAGTCATACGCCTCGTGTTCATGTTGGACTGCTTGTTTTGCTCGCGTTATACTTTTTCAAAATGCATTTTGCAAAAAGTCTACAGCAGTCGAATCTTTTTTGCGGGTTCTAACCACTATTATACTATCACGgcaaaaatagaaataaaataaagccataataaaaatagtttttattgtatGTTACTGTCAAAATAACCattttgttatacctactttaaattttttatgacaAGAGTTGTATAAAAATAGAGaacaattattgttattagAGTTTACTTAGattatgtaattaaaataatagtaatagttTAATATGACAACAGAAAAGaaaatttgtgaaaattattttcaactttcattatttattaactgGCCAAGTGTGCGTTGGGTTTCAGAATATACAttagttaaataattaaattatataaattagaCATCTGATAATACATATACCCTTAATAATAAACCATTTAATAAGGAGAAATGCATATATACATACTTGCATGTTTTTCATTTGCCCAACAAACTTCTACTTATGagtaatttttacattttaaccGATGTCCAAGGAAAATGttgtcaaaatgtttttattcttcAGTTAAAAATTTACTGGGCAATTGAAAATCGAGACATAAATCTATAAATCTAGATTAAATGCAATGaagaatcattaaaaaaaagtgttctttAACActcttttctataattttataatttcactgTTTATCTTATTATTCTAATAGTAATTGTTTTaatacttaacaaaaaaaaaattagtcttCTAATATGTCATGTTCAACACGACTATGTAattataacttaaataaaattatacaatagGTAGCTAGTTAAAGTTATACCATTAgtatttatgtattatataggtacttatgtaaataAGGCACTTAGTACATTAGAAAATTGCACCGTATTGTATTTGGAATAAGTTCTAAAATTCGTTGTGCGGTACAGttaccaaataaaataaaagtctcCACCCACTCAATAATgaagttaaataattaatttgcgcTTTATGACAGCTGTACTTATACTTATTCActtgaaaattcaatttaaatgcTTTTGTAACCCAAGATATTATTGACtgttaaattaaactttacttTAGTTCTTTcaagaatattaaaatatggGACAAATTCGAGATTAAAGGCCAATTTTTGGTTGCCAAATAGTGTTTAACTTGAATTTtgtcagtttttgtattggaaacTATGAAAATATCAAACAGCAGTTAGTTTATTTGGCAATTGAATCTCTTTTTTAccttataaaaattgaaactaGTGGGTGGAAACCTTAAGACTGGCCACATACATAGAGGTGAATTCTGTTCTACACAGTGGATAAACTAAACTGACAAGTCAAATcaattgctatccttttccgcaggatGCACTGGGACagagatagcaatacatttaaacCTTTCATTTTAGTTGAGATTGCGTAAGAATCAGCCAAATCAATTACTCTTTGCGTTATCTATTTGAGCATATTCTGTTTTTTTCTTAGCTGACATAAAAGGTAAATGTTTTAGAAAAAAGCGTAAGCGACGCTGTTTTCCCAGCGCTTTAGACgatctaattttattttcacttgtatCACAATTAAATTGTTAGTTCGTGGCAATAATGTCCTAAGCGCCGTGCATAAAGTGTCGCTCACGCTTTTCTGCGAAGCCATTTGTATACCATTAAAATCATCaaaggaaaaatagattgtaAATCAAGTGTAACTGGTATCATAAGTAAACCAATCGTAATGGCGTTAATCATTCCCTCTCACTTGCACACTATACCCGTGTAGTGTGTGAGTAAGACGGAATAATTAGCACCGCTTCATTTCGTTTCTTTATAAACACGAGTTATACTTTCTAGAGCGATAGTAGCCAGTGTGTGGCCAGCCTAACTATTTAAACTATGTTATAAATCAACTTTCCGGTAAAATCTCAACCATTTTTCCCGTCCTCTCATCAACAccatcaataataataacagATGACGTATCTTCCACGGGTGTGGCCATAGCATTAATACAATCGTTTTTATTAGTGGCAAGTTCTAGCATCAGCGTTTCGAGTTTGTGCGCTTTCCTAGTCTCGTTATGTGTGATCAAGGCACAAAGATGCTCAGTCAATAACTCTTTTctctctttttccttttgaagacTTATTTTTGCCTGTAGAAACTCCTTTTCGACTTTTAGATAATGTTTTCTgtaagataataaattattttgttataatatgtattatgtaataCATTGTTTAAGTgttaattttgtagttttatttcCATACTAGCAGTGTGTCTGATGGGATCTCCCATCATccttatcatgatcaaccctttgccggctcactactaagcacggatcTCATCTCAGTTTTCAGTCAGTAAGTTTTGCCATACTATTCTGAATGGCTGCAGATTGACAGAGGATCTCCTGTCATACCCTATTTAATCATTTTAGTACCAATCATATTCATATTGGCAGCAAATTAAAGCAAaaccactacccatattataaaagcgaaagttgtttgtttgttggtttattccaattattatatatataatggTATATTAAAATTCACGTCACACCATGACGTGAATTTTTGCATGGTTAATGGTTATACTTAAAGACCTGAAGATTGACATAGTATAGTTTGACAAAGATTGACTACTTTTTactctgaaaaatcaaagagtccttGGCACCCTTAGCGTACGAAACCCTAGATCTAACTTATTACTTACTCTGCATCAGCGTAACTCAGACACGCTTGGTCTATCTTCTTCCTCAAAACTGCGACATCCTGTGAGAACTGCCCGTCCAGTACTTGCAgttctttctttattttctcTAGTTTCTGAACCTCTTCTTCTGTTTGTTTCGTCCTAAAACAGCAAAGACaacctattataattttaaaaattattttaatttttatttatctaaatatataaaaggaaaaggtgactgactgactgatctatcaacgcacagctcaatttATTGGACGGATCTGGCTGGAAGTTGGCATGCATGACTTAGACATCagcaaagaaaggatttttgaaaattcagtttTTTATAATGATCTGACATGAAATACTAGAGATACACTAAGAACTGTCccattattctatttataactagcttCTAAATTCTCAAAAAAGATGAGTTTTCAATTCTgcaggtattttatttatgatttcaaattataatattattatttacaaaattacatgACAAAGACCATCATTATTTTATCACCATCATCTTATAAGCCTACAGATGgttcactgttgaacataggcCTTTTCTAGTGAGCGTCACCGAACCTTCACTgttctcagccttcctcatccagttGCTTCCCGCCACCTTTTTTAAACTAGTATTTAGTACAGCATTCACAACTACTTCTGATtcaataaataacattataagtAATAAACATTACCATATTGGTTTCGagattaaatataaaaatcttccCATAGACATTTAGATGACATGACACAAGCCTGAACACAGTTTTAAGATTAACTTTATCCAAGTTTTTATAAAAGATAGCATACTGATAAACAGTTGTACTGCACTAGACATTAACCAGATAAGGTATGGTGTGAGTAAAGCAAGATAAGAAAAGTCTGCTTTTCATTGAATAAGAAAAATCTATATTGAACATGCCAGGCCACCAACAAAACAATGTGATACATCAATTTGTTTTAACAAGTATAGTGAGAAGACTAAAAAGGACTAAACCTTTAGAAATAGTTCATTGTGATAAGTAAAATGTTCATGTAAGGGCGCGTTTCCACTGATGCGGAATGGGGATTTCGAGCACTCTGATTGGCTAATTCACGgtccgctccgctccactcAGCTTCccgtcagtggaaacgcaccctaagTGCTGAAAGAACACGTGAACAAAGTGTATCTCTAATCAAGAAAGATAGATGTGTCTTTCTCACCATAttgataattatttacaagtttaggtaaaagtaaaaatacttattagtcATAAATTAGGTTAGAGTGTGTACAATTGAGTAGCTCATTGGCACTCTGTAATAAGCAAAAAAATCATACCTATCAGCCAATGCCTTAGCAAGCATTTCTTTCCTCTTCTTATTCTGTTCTTCCATCAGCTTCTGCTGCAACTGCAATTCTTCTAACTTAACTCTATGTGACACTAGATCATCTTCTGTGTAGTTCTCTATGCATCTCACTACATCTGGTGTTACATTTGTGCTGCTCTTTCTACTCGTGTCTTCTTCTGATTTATAATCTATGGCAGTATCGATTTTAGAATCTGTGGCAGTATCGCTTTTAGAATCTATGACAGTATCTATGAGGTCATTTGATTCCACAGTATTCCCCTCTGTTGAACCTTTGGAGTAGTAAATTGAAATGGATCAGTAATGAAAAataaactggtcaagtgtgagtgggactcgcatacgaatggttccgtaccgtagtacaaaaaataacacgtCAGTTGTCGGATTTCCTCCAGCTCGTGCTATAAGGCATTGctacctgacaaatttcatgattctaagtcaacaggaaatatcctataggtttgattcccttgacagatCTCGACAggctcgacagacagacaatgaagtgatcaaAGCTATACATTTGCCTGTCTCATTTATATTATCATACTGTAGCCAGTGTCCTATAGAGGTTTCAATTCTTATCAATTTAAATAGGTTTTGTTTGTGGAGCAAACCTCTTTAATATGGattgaatatttatttgacTATCTAAAGCCCttataagtttatttgaataataaagttttattcaaTAATATCTCCAGCTTTATTTGGGTTGTATTACATAAACCAGCTAATTAATGACTCATTTAAAACTAATCAGGCTTATGCTAATACCTTAAATTACCTATTTGAAATTGTGTTAATTGCTCTAATTTGTAGTATGGATAGGTGTGAGATCAACTCAAAACTTTTTATAGCTTCAAATATTTAGATAGTTACAGAAATTATATCTTGCATACCATTTTCAACTTCTTCCCCATTTTGTTGCTCCACAGCTTCAAcagaattttgttttaaactgAGCTTGCATTTGTCAAAAGCTACATCTATTGCATCTTCAGGACTTTGGCTTTTCAATATTGGCAGTTTGTATTGTGGCAGTTGCTTTTTGGGCCTGGCACCTATTTTGTCTATCTTGCGAGCATTTAACAGTCTTTGTGGTGGACCTAGAAAAAAGCAATAGTTTAAGTTATTTTAATCAGAAACTTACCAATgaactttataaaataatactgcAATTTTAAGGATTTTAATAGGTAATTTCAAACAATTCTCATCccttaactttaaaaaatgacTTAACAATGTACTTACGTAACTATTTA encodes the following:
- the LOC123868550 gene encoding protein FAM166B-like — protein: MWVDVSGRERQNYLSAANGSFIPGYTGHCPLLKFRYGKCYGDNTRQILKEIRSKGLFNKPLKYRPGDNYEIDNMPRRNTPTHDVYDGTRHRQPAYMTGYTGYVPGMNFTYGKSYGRAADDCMADFTANQRELQRKADFNRSFVRSRSAPKMETVHSRDEIRRDLSRFREINKYKENTISPEFPPIAGYTGHIPRIKGSEASLSQRYHCAAKRGLELIKMEREKRKELQNANVNIKAILKDHDRKYSYWNWG
- the LOC123868545 gene encoding RAB6-interacting golgin, whose amino-acid sequence is MSTFTGFSEEDLKRIKSTESGPNSGPPQRLLNARKIDKIGARPKKQLPQYKLPILKSQSPEDAIDVAFDKCKLSLKQNSVEAVEQQNGEEVENGSTEGNTVESNDLIDTVIDSKSDTATDSKIDTAIDYKSEEDTSRKSSTNVTPDVVRCIENYTEDDLVSHRVKLEELQLQQKLMEEQNKKRKEMLAKALADRTKQTEEEVQKLEKIKKELQVLDGQFSQDVAVLRKKIDQACLSYADAEKHYLKVEKEFLQAKISLQKEKERKELLTEHLCALITHNETRKAHKLETLMLELATNKNDCINAMATPVEDTSSVIIIDGVDERTGKMVEILPES